A window of the Halichoerus grypus chromosome 2, mHalGry1.hap1.1, whole genome shotgun sequence genome harbors these coding sequences:
- the NXPH3 gene encoding neurexophilin-3 has translation MQLTRCCFVFLVQGSLYLVIYGQEDGPPGSEDPERDDHESQPRPRIPRKRGHISPKSRPMANSTLLGLLAPPGEAWGVLGQPPNRPNHSPPPSAKVKKIFGWGDFYSNIKTVALNLLVTGKIVDHGNGTFSVHFRHNATGQGNISISLVPPSKAVEFHQEQQIFIEAKASKIFNCRMEWEKVERGRRTSLCTHDPAKTCSRDHAQSSATWSCSQPFKVVCVYIAFYSTDYRLVQKVCPDYNYHSDTPYYPSG, from the exons ATGCAACTGACTCGCTGCTGCTTCGTGTTCCTAGTGCAGGGCAGCCTCTATCTG GTCATCTATGGCCAGGAGGATGGCCCTCCCGGCTCAGAGGACCCTGAGCGCGATGACCATGAGAGCCAGCCCCGGCCCCGGATACCTCGGAAGCGGGGCCACATCTCACCCAAGTCCCGCCCCATGGCCAACTCCACTCTCCTAGGGCTGCTGGCTCCGCCTGGGGAGGCATGGGGGGTCCTTGGGCAGCCCCCCAACCGTCCGAACCATAGCCCCCCACCTTCGGCCAAGGTGAAGAAAATCTTCGGCTGGGGTGACTTCTACTCCAACATCAAGACGGTGGCCCTGAACCTGCTCGTCACCGGGAAGATCGTGGACCACGGCAACGGGACCTTCAGCGTCCACTTCCGACACAACGCCACTGGCCAGGGCAACATCTCCATCAGCCTCGTACCCCCCAGTAAAGCTGTAGAGTTCCACCAGGAGCAGCAGATCTTCATCGAAGCCAAGGCCTCCAAAATCTTCAACTGCCGAATGGAGTGGGAGAAGGTGGAGCGGGGCCGCCGGACCTCGCTCTGCACCCACGACCCGGCCAAGACCTGCTCCCGAGACCACGCTCAGAGCTCGGCCACCTGGAGCTGCTCCCAGCCCTTCAAGGTCGTCTGCGTCTACATCGCCTTCTATAGCACGGACTATAGGCTGGTCCAGAAGGTGTGCCCGGATTACAACTACCACAGCGATACTCCCTACTACCCTTCCGGGTGA